A portion of the Clostridia bacterium genome contains these proteins:
- a CDS encoding homocysteine S-methyltransferase family protein, producing MKKDIVLLDGAVGTSLWEKADKYGFPKNPVWTYNVEHPEIVKELAAEYLDAGSQIILANTFGANGPAVKRSSAYTTPEIVKAGVRLAREAVGGKAEVSLSVGPLSALLEPYGELSETECREIYEEHIGSGMEEKPDSIMIQTFMDLEMMRIAATVAKQYNVPVYCTMTFEKVGRTIMGNTVQQVIDVLTPLGIDAIGMNCSLGPDLALPVIREFAEKTDLPLVFKPNAGKPISASDGSSAAEYDAATFVREVEPALEYVSYVGGCCGSNPSYIRALREIL from the coding sequence ATGAAAAAGGACATCGTGCTCCTTGACGGAGCTGTAGGAACAAGTCTCTGGGAAAAGGCCGACAAATACGGCTTCCCCAAAAATCCCGTCTGGACCTATAACGTCGAGCATCCGGAGATAGTCAAAGAGCTGGCCGCGGAATACCTCGACGCCGGCTCGCAGATCATTCTCGCCAACACCTTCGGCGCGAACGGCCCCGCCGTCAAGCGCTCGTCCGCTTACACGACGCCGGAGATCGTCAAGGCGGGAGTGCGCCTCGCGCGCGAAGCCGTCGGCGGCAAAGCCGAGGTCTCGCTCTCCGTCGGACCGCTTTCCGCGCTGCTCGAGCCGTACGGCGAGCTTTCCGAAACCGAATGCCGCGAGATCTATGAGGAGCATATCGGCTCCGGCATGGAGGAAAAGCCGGACAGCATCATGATACAGACCTTTATGGATCTGGAAATGATGCGCATAGCGGCGACCGTCGCAAAGCAGTATAACGTACCCGTCTACTGCACGATGACCTTCGAGAAGGTCGGCCGCACGATAATGGGCAACACCGTTCAGCAGGTCATCGACGTCCTGACGCCCCTCGGCATTGACGCGATCGGCATGAACTGCTCGCTCGGACCCGACCTCGCGCTGCCGGTCATACGCGAATTCGCGGAGAAGACCGACCTGCCGCTCGTCTTCAAGCCCAACGCGGGCAAGCCGATCTCCGCTTCCGACGGGAGCTCCGCCGCCGAGTACGACGCGGCGACCTTCGTGCGCGAGGTCGAGCCCGCGCTCGAATACGTCAGCTACGTCGGCGGCTGCTGCGGCAGCAACCCGTCCTATATCCGCGCCCTGCGCGAGATCCTCTAA